In one window of Thermus aquaticus DNA:
- a CDS encoding long-chain fatty acid--CoA ligase codes for MKALRPSYEMKRYTLPQLLRLRALEEGDRVALREKDLGIWNEVTYGEYYEKVLLFAHGLLSLGFAPGDRLAIIADNIPEWLYAELGAQAVRGISVGVYQSGLPSEIAYMLSYTGASVVLAEDQEQVDKLYEVRAEIPKVRHVIYEDEKGMRGYRDPWLLSFEEVLERGREHRRKHPDAVERLLLEASPEEVCHLSSTSGTTGRPKAAMLRHRNMVHMGVALQEVDPLLPTDDYLSFLPLAWIGEQMMSVAMALTGGFAVNFPEAVETALQDLKEIGPHVMFSPPRVWESIQSNIWVRMSESYAFNRFVYERLLRVGYRAAEYRMRGRPMPLGLRLAYWLADQVLFKPLRDQLGFLRLRRAYTGGAALGPDVFRFFHAIGVNLKQIYGQTEINGIAFVHRDGDVRYDTVGKPIPGTEVRISEEGEILLRSDAVCAGYWERPEATAETFREGWLHTGDAGYLTEDGHLVVIDRLSDVMRTERGTVFSPQFVENKLKFSPYIKEAVVFGDRKPYLAAFINIDPQTVGKWAEDRGLAYTTYLDLSLKPEVAELIRKEVEKVNAELPEELRIRRFVLLYKLLDADDEELTRTGKVRRGLIAKKYAPLVEALYSGAREVEVEAEYRYQDGSVQRVRAKVPVLDVVAEVPV; via the coding sequence GTGAAGGCCCTACGCCCCTCCTACGAGATGAAGCGCTACACCCTGCCCCAGCTCCTCAGGCTCCGCGCCCTGGAGGAAGGGGACCGGGTGGCCCTCCGGGAGAAGGACCTGGGCATCTGGAACGAGGTCACCTACGGGGAGTACTACGAGAAGGTCCTCCTCTTCGCCCACGGCCTCCTTTCCTTAGGCTTTGCGCCGGGGGATCGGCTCGCCATCATCGCCGACAACATCCCCGAGTGGCTTTACGCCGAGCTCGGGGCCCAGGCGGTTCGGGGTATCAGCGTGGGCGTGTACCAGTCCGGCCTGCCCTCCGAGATCGCCTACATGCTGAGCTACACCGGGGCCAGCGTCGTCCTGGCGGAGGACCAGGAGCAGGTAGACAAGCTCTACGAGGTGAGGGCCGAGATCCCCAAGGTCCGCCACGTCATCTACGAGGACGAGAAGGGCATGCGGGGCTACCGGGACCCCTGGCTCCTCTCCTTTGAGGAGGTCCTGGAAAGGGGGCGGGAGCACCGCAGGAAGCACCCCGATGCCGTGGAGAGGCTCCTCCTCGAGGCCAGCCCCGAGGAGGTCTGCCATCTCTCCTCCACCTCGGGGACCACGGGCAGGCCCAAGGCGGCCATGCTCCGCCACCGCAACATGGTCCACATGGGGGTGGCCCTGCAGGAGGTGGACCCCCTCCTGCCCACCGACGACTACCTCTCCTTCCTGCCCCTGGCCTGGATCGGGGAGCAGATGATGTCGGTGGCCATGGCCCTCACCGGGGGCTTCGCCGTCAACTTCCCGGAGGCGGTGGAGACCGCCCTGCAGGACCTGAAGGAGATCGGCCCCCACGTCATGTTCAGCCCCCCCAGGGTGTGGGAAAGCATCCAGAGCAACATCTGGGTGCGGATGTCGGAAAGCTACGCCTTTAACCGCTTTGTCTACGAGAGGCTCCTTAGGGTGGGCTACCGGGCGGCGGAGTACCGCATGCGGGGTAGGCCCATGCCCTTAGGCCTTCGCCTCGCCTACTGGCTGGCGGACCAGGTGCTCTTCAAGCCCTTGAGGGACCAGCTGGGCTTCCTTCGCCTCCGGCGGGCCTACACCGGCGGGGCCGCCTTGGGGCCCGACGTGTTCCGCTTCTTTCACGCCATCGGGGTCAACCTCAAGCAGATCTACGGCCAGACGGAGATCAACGGCATCGCCTTCGTCCACCGGGACGGGGATGTCCGCTACGACACCGTGGGCAAGCCCATCCCCGGCACCGAGGTCCGGATCAGCGAGGAAGGGGAGATCCTCCTGCGTTCGGACGCCGTCTGCGCCGGCTACTGGGAGAGGCCCGAGGCCACGGCGGAGACCTTCCGGGAAGGCTGGCTCCACACCGGGGACGCCGGCTACCTGACGGAGGACGGCCACCTGGTGGTCATTGACCGCCTCTCCGACGTGATGCGCACCGAGAGGGGCACCGTCTTCAGCCCCCAGTTCGTGGAGAACAAGCTGAAGTTCTCCCCCTACATCAAGGAGGCCGTGGTCTTCGGGGACCGCAAGCCCTACCTGGCCGCCTTCATCAACATTGACCCCCAGACCGTGGGCAAGTGGGCGGAGGACCGGGGCCTGGCCTACACCACCTATCTGGACCTCTCCTTGAAGCCTGAGGTGGCCGAGCTCATCCGCAAGGAGGTGGAAAAGGTGAACGCCGAGCTTCCCGAGGAGCTTAGGATCCGGCGCTTCGTCCTCCTCTACAAGCTCCTGGACGCCGACGACGAGGAGCTCACCCGCACCGGCAAGGTGCGCCGGGGCCTGATCGCCAAGAAGTACGCCCCCCTGGTGGAGGCCCTCTACTCCGGGGCAAGGGAGGTGGAGGTGGAGGCGGAGTATCGCTACCAGGACGGTAGCGTCCAGCGGGTGCGGGCCAAGGTTCCGGTTTTGGATGTGGTGGCGGAGGTGCCCGTATGA
- a CDS encoding branched-chain amino acid ABC transporter permease — protein MWWRRCPYELSGGASGIWDSPGADRELLAIGAFAAHFFLVTLKLPFLLAFPLALGFTAVVGYTLERVFLKRLVGQPIISVIMATIGLAFFLDGVLHLTPYGAGSYGYPSFLPEGGVTLLGARISYAQLLALGLTLALILAFGWFFQRSTLGVAMRSVADDQMAAMSLGVSVAKVFALAWAAAGLTAAAGGVMVGTISGLNLDSLVHIGLRVFPVVILGGLDSIPGAVVAGILIGVLENLAAGFLDPLVPGGGTREVFPFLVLLLVLWFKPHGLFGTEEIERV, from the coding sequence ATGTGGTGGCGGAGGTGCCCGTATGAGCTTTCTGGTGGAGCTTCTGGTATCTGGGATAGTCCTGGGGCTGATCGGGAGCTCCTGGCCATTGGGGCCTTCGCCGCCCACTTCTTCCTGGTTACCCTCAAGCTTCCCTTCCTTCTGGCCTTCCCCCTGGCCTTGGGCTTCACGGCCGTGGTGGGCTACACCTTGGAACGCGTCTTCCTGAAAAGGCTGGTGGGCCAGCCCATCATCTCCGTCATCATGGCCACCATCGGCCTGGCCTTCTTCCTGGACGGGGTCCTCCACCTCACCCCTTACGGGGCGGGGAGCTACGGCTACCCCTCCTTCCTTCCCGAGGGCGGGGTGACCCTCTTGGGGGCCCGGATCTCCTACGCCCAGCTCCTGGCCTTGGGGCTCACCCTGGCCCTGATCCTGGCCTTCGGCTGGTTTTTCCAGCGCTCCACCCTGGGCGTGGCCATGCGGAGCGTGGCCGACGACCAGATGGCGGCCATGAGCCTGGGGGTGTCCGTGGCCAAGGTCTTCGCCCTGGCCTGGGCCGCCGCCGGCCTCACGGCAGCCGCGGGGGGGGTGATGGTGGGCACCATCTCCGGCCTCAACCTGGACAGCCTGGTGCACATCGGCCTCAGGGTCTTCCCCGTGGTCATCCTGGGCGGGCTGGACTCCATACCGGGAGCGGTGGTGGCGGGCATTCTGATTGGGGTCTTGGAGAACCTGGCCGCGGGCTTCCTGGACCCCTTGGTGCCTGGCGGCGGTACCCGGGAGGTCTTCCCCTTCTTGGTCCTCCTTCTCGTCCTCTGGTTCAAGCCCCATGGCCTTTTCGGCACGGAGGAGATTGAGCGCGTATGA
- a CDS encoding branched-chain amino acid ABC transporter permease, with product MRNPWAQTGNYRTDYRQDTSIFATHRELVSLLLFLGFLLLLPQFLSRTQVFILDLILVYSVAVLGLNITTGYAGLINIGQAAFMGVGAYTAALLAPLGLPFWLLIPIGGLVAAFFGFLVGIPSLRVKHLYLALATLAFQIIFEWTVGHSPLLKQGGAMDMPRASLFGYEAGFRNHFHFWYYVSLATLVVLALFWRNLLRTRYGRALIAVRDNDRAADAMGMDPGRTKLFAFALGAFYAGVAGVLYAYLSRAVVIEDYVFAHSVKYLAMAIVGGLGTLVGSFLGTGFLVLLDVNMEALSNFIKGLGFSVAGVDVASALRPLVFGLVILLFLMFEPRGLYNWWRLVRSFFRTWPFKY from the coding sequence ATGAGAAACCCTTGGGCCCAGACCGGCAACTACCGCACGGACTACCGGCAGGACACCAGCATCTTCGCCACCCACCGGGAACTCGTCTCCCTCCTCCTTTTCCTGGGCTTTCTCCTCCTGCTCCCCCAGTTCCTCTCCCGGACCCAGGTCTTCATCCTGGACCTGATCCTGGTCTACAGCGTGGCGGTGCTGGGGCTCAACATCACCACCGGCTACGCCGGCCTCATCAACATCGGCCAGGCGGCCTTCATGGGGGTAGGGGCCTACACGGCTGCCCTCTTGGCACCCTTGGGCCTTCCCTTCTGGCTTCTGATCCCTATAGGGGGCTTGGTGGCCGCCTTCTTCGGCTTCCTGGTGGGGATTCCGAGCCTGAGGGTGAAGCACCTCTACCTGGCCCTGGCCACCCTGGCCTTCCAGATCATCTTTGAGTGGACCGTGGGCCACTCCCCCCTCCTGAAGCAAGGGGGGGCCATGGACATGCCCCGGGCCAGCCTCTTCGGCTATGAGGCGGGCTTCCGCAACCACTTCCACTTCTGGTACTACGTGAGCCTGGCCACCCTGGTGGTCCTGGCCCTCTTTTGGCGGAACCTCCTCAGGACCCGGTACGGCCGGGCCCTCATCGCCGTGCGGGACAACGACCGGGCCGCCGACGCCATGGGCATGGACCCCGGGCGCACCAAGCTCTTCGCCTTCGCCCTGGGGGCCTTTTACGCCGGGGTGGCGGGGGTCCTCTACGCCTACCTCTCCCGGGCGGTGGTCATAGAGGACTACGTCTTCGCCCACTCGGTGAAGTACCTGGCCATGGCCATCGTGGGGGGGCTCGGCACCCTGGTGGGAAGCTTCCTGGGGACGGGCTTCCTGGTCCTTCTGGACGTGAACATGGAGGCGCTTTCCAACTTCATCAAGGGCTTGGGTTTCAGCGTGGCCGGGGTGGACGTGGCCAGCGCCCTCCGGCCTTTGGTCTTCGGCCTCGTGATCCTGCTCTTCCTCATGTTTGAGCCTCGAGGCCTCTACAACTGGTGGCGACTGGTGCGGAGCTTTTTCCGCACCTGGCCGTTCAAGTACTAA
- a CDS encoding ABC transporter substrate-binding protein produces the protein MRKAVLGVLAALGLALGQQQVTLFWSGAITGPTSETGAPYGAAIEDYCRHMARSIPGVVLNCVVRDDRYDNATTQRLFEEAVDRFKIPVYLGYSTGAMLQMKALIQELRIPTLPASNHVGLIDPPNGDYFFIPVSTYSEQVVALLEYIAKQKKGAKVALVVHPSPFGRAPVEAARKAAQLLGLQIVDVQEVGAGNLDNTALLRRFEAAGVEFVVHQNVAGPVANILKDTRRLGLSGKMRHLGAVYTGGVDLLQLSGEAVEGFLWASPYFTPEEDTPGIRLQKELVSRFGRPAGYAQNHNYTAGMLAAAIAVEAMRRAQERFKRINNETVYQAIVAMNGPNAFRPGLAVSTKQGIEVDFTKSERTGAEGLRILEAKGGRFVPVTEPFTSALFRKVHYGK, from the coding sequence ATGCGGAAGGCGGTTTTAGGCGTTTTGGCGGCTTTGGGGTTGGCCTTAGGCCAGCAACAGGTGACCCTCTTCTGGTCGGGGGCCATCACCGGTCCCACCTCGGAGACGGGGGCTCCCTACGGGGCGGCGATTGAGGACTACTGCCGGCACATGGCCCGGTCCATCCCCGGGGTGGTGCTGAACTGCGTGGTGCGGGATGACCGCTACGACAACGCTACCACCCAGCGCCTCTTTGAGGAGGCGGTGGACCGGTTCAAGATCCCCGTCTACCTGGGGTACTCCACGGGGGCCATGCTCCAGATGAAGGCCCTCATCCAGGAGCTCCGGATCCCCACCCTGCCCGCCTCCAACCACGTGGGCCTCATTGACCCCCCCAACGGGGACTACTTCTTCATCCCCGTCTCCACCTACTCCGAGCAGGTGGTGGCCCTCCTGGAGTACATCGCCAAGCAGAAGAAGGGGGCCAAGGTGGCCCTGGTGGTTCACCCTTCTCCCTTCGGCCGGGCTCCGGTGGAGGCGGCCCGCAAGGCGGCCCAGCTGCTGGGCCTGCAGATCGTGGACGTGCAGGAGGTGGGGGCGGGCAACCTGGACAACACCGCCCTCCTCCGCCGCTTTGAGGCGGCCGGGGTGGAGTTCGTGGTCCACCAGAACGTGGCCGGGCCCGTGGCCAACATCCTCAAGGACACCCGCAGGCTAGGGCTTTCCGGCAAGATGCGCCACCTGGGGGCGGTCTACACGGGCGGCGTGGACCTCCTGCAGCTTTCGGGGGAGGCGGTGGAGGGCTTCCTCTGGGCGAGCCCCTATTTCACCCCCGAGGAGGACACCCCGGGCATCCGCCTGCAGAAGGAGCTGGTCTCCCGCTTTGGCAGGCCCGCGGGCTACGCCCAGAACCACAACTACACCGCGGGGATGCTGGCGGCGGCCATCGCCGTGGAGGCCATGCGGCGGGCCCAGGAGCGCTTCAAGCGCATCAACAACGAGACGGTCTACCAGGCCATCGTGGCCATGAACGGACCCAACGCTTTCCGGCCCGGCCTGGCGGTCTCCACCAAGCAGGGGATTGAGGTGGACTTCACCAAGAGCGAGCGCACCGGGGCCGAGGGCCTGAGGATCCTCGAGGCCAAGGGGGGCCGTTTCGTGCCCGTCACCGAGCCCTTCACCTCGGCCCTCTTCCGCAAGGTCCACTACGGCAAGTAG